A single window of Vigna unguiculata cultivar IT97K-499-35 chromosome 1, ASM411807v1, whole genome shotgun sequence DNA harbors:
- the LOC114196003 gene encoding uncharacterized protein LOC114196003, with product MPKKRVAFVLIDGLADVSLPRLGLKTPLQAARVPNLDGIACAGVNGLMDPVEVGLACGSDTAHLSLLGYDPRVYYRGRGAFESMGAGLAMSPGDIAFKSNFATLDEKTGIVSSRRADRHFEEEGPILCSALDGLKLPSFPQYEVRVRYATEHRCGVVVKGPNLSGNISGTDPLKDNRLLLKAEALDDSQEARNTAAVVNELSKEITKILVSHPVNAKRVAEGKNIANVVLLRGCGIRIEVTPFLDKHGLWPCMVAPTKIIAGLGLSLGIDILDAPGATGDYRTLLTSKASAIAKALSAPLQSCPKVFVPGEDEFKAGRSDGYDFGFLHIKAIDDAGHDKASILKVKALEAVDTAVGQLARLLWEAESSGEYQFYLCVTGDHSTPVEYGDHSFESVPFAMCRLKDFVGAIGESTVLKTSLDPFPIPSVKSGEDLLNDLDTKEGLHKCCEAYSGDSVYELNEVAAARGCLGRFPGGEMMGIIKKFISLDEKTA from the exons ATGCCCAAAAAAAGAGTGGCATTTGTGTTGATTGATGGGTTGGCTGATGTGTCACTGCCAAGGCTTGGATTGAAGACTCCTCTTCAGGCAGCAAGAGTACCCAATTTGGATGGCATAGCATGTGCTGGAGTTAATGGACTAATGGACCCTGTTGAGGTTGGCTTAGCTTGTGGAAGTGACACTGCTCATCTTTCCTTGTTGGGTTATGATCCTAGGGTTTATTATCGTGGTCGAGGAGCATTCGAATCCATGGGGGCAGGATTGGCCATGTCACCTGGTGATATTGCTTTTAAG TCAAACTTTGCTACCCTTGATGAGAAAACTGGAATAGTCAGCAGTAGGAGAGCTGACAGGCACTTTGAAGAAGAAGGCCCCATACTCTGTTCTGCCCTAGATGGATTGAAGCTTCCATCATTCCCTCAGTATGAAGTCAGAGTCAG GTATGCAACAGAACATAGATGTGGAGTAGTTGTTAAAGGACCAAATTTGAGTGGAAATATATCAGGAACAGACCCATTAAAGGACAACCGCTTACTTTTGAAAGCAGAAGCTTTAGATGATTCTCAAGAAGCAAGGAATACTGCTGCTGTTGTTAATGAATTGTCCAaggaaataacaaaaattctgGTTTCACATCCTGTGAACGCTAAACGTGTTGCAGAAGGGAAGAACATAGCAAACGTAGTCCTTTTAAGAGGTTGTGGCATTCGAATTGAG GTTACACCATTTTTAGATAAACATGGTCTGTGGCCATGCATGGTGGCTCCAACAAAAATAATTGCTGGCTTGGGCTTATCACTCGGAATTGATATTCTAGATGCTCCTGGAGCAACTGGGGACTACCGAACTTTATTAACATCAAAAGCATCGGCAATAGCTAAGGCACTCTCGGCTCCTTTACAGTCCTGCCCCAAAGTGTTTGTACCTGGAGAGGATGAGTTTAAAGCAGGTCGCTCTGATGGCTATGACTTTGGATTTCTTCATATCAAG GCAATAGATGATGCTGGCCATGACAAGGCGAGCATCCTGAAGGTTAAAGCATTAGAAGCTGTTGATACTGCAGTGGGGCAGCTTGCAAGGCTTCTCTGGGAAGCAGAATCATCTGGAGAATATCAGTTTTACCTTTGTGTCACAGGAGATCACTCTACTCCAGTAGAATATGGTGATCATAGCTTTGAATCAGTTCCATTCGCCATGTGTAGGCTGAAAGACTTTGTTGGTGCTATTGGGGAATCAACTGTTCTCAAAACTTCTCTTGATCCATTTCCCATTCCCAGTGTCAAGTCTGGTGAAGACTTGCTTAATGATTTGGACACAAAGGAGGGATTACACAAATGTTGTGAAGCTTACAGTGGTGATTCAGTTTATGAGCTGAATGAAGTGGCTGCTGCAAGAGGGTGTCTGGGGCGATTCCCTGGGGGAGAAATGATGGGaattataaagaaatttattagCTTAGATGAGAAAACTGCTTAA
- the LOC114179747 gene encoding stress-induced protein KIN2-like, producing the protein MDKSQDMSHQAGQASGQAKEKASNMMDSASNAAQSAKESCQEAGQQMQAKAQGAADAAKDAAGANK; encoded by the exons ATGGACAAATCCCAAGACATGAGCCATCAAGCTGGTCAAGCTAGTGGACAAGCTAAG GAGAAGGCTAGTAACATGATGGATAGTGCAAGCAATGCTGCTCAATCTGCCAAAGAATCTTGCCAAGAG GCTGGCCAACAAATGCAGGCAAAGGCACAAGGTGCTGCTGATGCTGCTAAAGACGCAGCTGGGGCTAACAAATGA
- the LOC114195231 gene encoding uncharacterized protein LOC114195231, protein MSISSPKQSFLVLITIIFFLLGPGPVPVIARDAHVINFRSSNLYPESLAWDPIMQHFLLGSLRQRVITAVSDSGIVETYISDTDLPEGASILGLAVDAPRNRLLAVVHSYPPLPPFNALAAYDLRSRRRLFLSPLPSEGMDAANDVAVDYSGNAFVTNSGGNFIWKVTADGSASIFSRSRKYLTETNNPVDDGLLETNNPVDDGLSPHDYLGLNGITYVSKGYLLVVQSSTGKVFKVDAVDGTARKVLVKEELIGAEDIAVRSDGVAAVVAPMKELWLLKSMNSWSEGAVFDKVEVNVRRFPTSVVVGDKDRVYVLYGHVDEGKMGDSGRESFAIAELRWKGEDESVWIFVLVGLGFVYFIFWKYQMARLVKKMNKVN, encoded by the coding sequence ATGTCAATCTCATCACCCAAACAAAGCTTCCTCGTACTCATCACAATTATCTTCTTCTTACTGGGCCCAGGTCCAGTCCCAGTCATCGCTCGGGATGCCCACGTCATCAATTTCCGGTCATCGAATCTTTACCCGGAATCCCTCGCATGGGATCCCATCATGCAGCACTTCCTCCTCGGATCCCTCCGACAACGGGTCATCACCGCCGTCTCGGACTCCGGCATCGTCGAAACCTACATCTCCGACACCGACCTTCCCGAAGGTGCCTCCATCCTGGGCCTCGCCGTCGATGCCCCGCGCAACCGCCTCCTCGCCGTCGTCCACTCGTACCCTCCCCTCCCTCCGTTCAACGCCCTCGCCGCCTACGACCTCCGGTCCCGCCGCCGCCTCTTCCTCAGTCCCCTCCCGTCCGAAGGCATGGACGCCGCCAACGATGTCGCTGTCGATTACAGTGGCAACGCCTTTGTCACCAACTCCGGTGGAAACTTCATCTGGAAGGTCACCGCCGACGGTTCCGCCTCGATCTTCTCCAGATCGCGGAAGTACTTGACGGAGACTAACAATCCAGTGGACGACGGATTGTTGGAGACTAACAATCCAGTGGACGACGGATTGTCACCTCATGATTACCTAGGGCTGAACGGAATCACTTACGTTAGCAAGGGTTACCTCTTAGTGGTGCAATCGAGCACCGGGAAGGTTTTCAAGGTGGACGCGGTAGACGGGACGGCGAGGAAGGTGTTGGTAAAGGAGGAGTTGATCGGCGCTGAAGACATCGCGGTGAGGAGCGACGGGGTGGCGGCAGTGGTGGCGCCGATGAAAGAGTTGTGGTTGTTGAAGAGCATGAATAGTTGGTCGGAGGGAGCGGTGTTCGACAAGGTGGAGGTGAATGTGCGGCGGTTTCCGACGTCGGTGGTGGTGGGAGATAAAGACAGGGTGTATGTGTTGTACGGACACGTGGATGAAGGGAAGATGGGGGATTCGGGAAGAGAGAGTTTTGCGATTGCTGAGTTGCGATGGAAGGGTGAAGACGAGAGTGTTTGGATCTTCGTGCTTGTTGGTTTGGGCTTcgtttattttatcttttggaaGTACCAGATGGCTCGCCTTGTCAAGAAGATGAACAAGGTCAATTGA